The Coregonus clupeaformis isolate EN_2021a chromosome 20, ASM2061545v1, whole genome shotgun sequence genome contains a region encoding:
- the nfil3-5 gene encoding nuclear factor, interleukin 3 regulated, member 5, producing the protein MPDHQSGQKDSTMESLNLHFASPNNNDLDIDTYSNYSESLPPLSPRPGDDDVPRRQTKGGSKNSMSSRRKREFISDEKKDASYWEKRRKNNEAAKRSREKRRMNDMVLENRVMALNDENSRLKTELLQLKLRFGLISTASYMEKSQQLSNSGNGQSSAGNPYFSSSGYSSACGNTLLNSDSSEAEQSTRGERHTPLPKYSPRGSLSDGCMSDDSSSPEPMGYEIKMESNDTDMDAGLPTGISFNGGHQHMSQEADCAMDFHHNHQNNYHQESASPAPQQAAAPAQRSVIQMYRSPSSSYMESQNQRQAEDMEQQQSQAQQSRQSDNTETITEEVQRYRAREEQQRHQETQRSQYSSYQNQDGGHKEGFAPELLHHSSEEGNKSSHSSNQRHHNSAFVSTLDEEEPPVLTYEGGPRAGEGYYTESHPGKDTSSSDGDQRSSDKEGGSTSDEESPSSSSSEVGSYNQRATSQTSAPQSQSGDDQATYLPHKLRLKYRALSNQGEAPNSSPASSTSPSPSHPQHPYLALPSNHQHGSHSNGESKEAENESEFC; encoded by the coding sequence ATGCCAGATCACCAATCTGGTCAAAAGGACTCAACAATGGAAAGCCTGAATCTTCACTTCGCATCGCCCAACAACAACGACCTGGACATAGACACATACTCTAACTACAGCGAGAGCCTCCCGCCACTGTCTCCCAGACCCGGTGACGATGATGTCCCGCGCCGCCAGACCAAAGGCGGCTCAAAGAACAGCATGTCCAGCCGTCGCAAGCGGGAGTTCATCTCAGACGAAAAGAAGGACGCTTCCTACTGGGAGAAGCGGCGCAAGAACAACGAGGCGGCCAAGCGTtccagagagaagaggaggatgaacgACATGGTGCTGGAGAACCGTGTGATGGCGCTCAACGATGAGAACAGCCGTCTGAAGACGGAACTCCTGCAGCTGAAGCTTCGCTTCGGCCTCATCAGCACTGCCTCCTACATGGAAAAGAGCCAGCAGCTCTCCAACAGTGGAAACGGGCAGTCCAGTGCTGGTAACCCCTACTTCTCAAGTAGCGGGTACTCCAGTGCCTGTGGTAACACTCTGCTGAACTCCGACTCGTCCGAAGCAGAACAGTCCACCAGAGGCGAACGCCACACCCCACTCCCAAAATACTCCCCAAGAGGATCCCTCTCCGACGGGTGCATGTCTGACGACTCCTCCAGCCCTGAGCCCATGGGTTATGAGATCAAGATGGAGTCCAACGACACTGACATGGATGCTGGTCTCCCCACTGGGATCTCTTTCAACGGTGGCCACCAACACATGTCCCAAGAGGCCGACTGTGCCATGGACTTCCACCACAACCACCAGAACAACTACCACCAGGAGTCTGCCAGCCCAGCACCCCAGCAGGCAGCGGCCCCAGCCCAGAGGAGCGTGATCCAGATGTACCGCTCCCCTAGCTCCTCCTATATGGAGAGCCAGAACCAGAGGCAAGCAGAGGACATGGAACAACAACAGTCCCAGGCCCAACAAAGCAGGCAGTCCGACAACACAGAGACCATCACAGAGGAGGTCCAAAGGTACCGAGCCCGCGAGGAGCAGCAAAGACATCAGGAGACACAGAGAAGCCAGTACAGCTCTTATCAGAACCAAGATGGCGGGCACAAGGAAGGATTCGCCCCAGAGCTCCTTCACCACAGTAGCGAAGAAGGCAACAAGTCAAGCCACTCCTCCAACCAGCGCCACCACAACAGCGCCTTTGTCAGTACCCTGGATGAGGAGGAGCCCCCAGTGCTCACGTACGAGGGCGGCCCCAGGGCCGGAGAGGGCTACTACACAGAGTCCCACCCTGGGAAAGACACTTCATCCAGTGATGGTGACCAAAGGAGCTCAGACAAAGAAGGTGGTTCCACCAGCGATGAGGAGTCACCGTCATCTTCGTCTTCCGAGGTCGGAAGCTACAACCAGAGGGCGACATCACAGACGTCGGCGCCACAGAGTCAGAGCGGAGACGATCAGGCCACCTACCTGCCCCACAAGCTCCGCCTGAAATACAGAGCACTGTCCAATCAGGGGGAGGCTCCAAACAGTAGCCCCGCCTCCTCCACATCCCCCTCACCCTCTCATCCCCAGCATCCCTACCTGGCCCTGCCTAGCAACCACCAACATGGCAGCCATAGCAACGGGGAAAGCAAAGAGGCAGAGAACGAGTCAGAGTTCTGCTAG